Proteins from a genomic interval of candidate division TA06 bacterium:
- a CDS encoding tetratricopeptide repeat protein, which translates to MQNTKYKIKNHYRPHFHLKSVKGFLFALLLLLFGTSSLWAITEEEEYNIAWQYCQSGKYPQAVEAYQKFLKHHPRGKLLAEAHFTLARIENSGTNAFAHYQFIIDNYPAHALAPQAAFATAQYCQNAGAYPEAKVRYLFTYSRYAQTPPGSESLYRLSLMALAGDSLTQAASYAQAFVQQYPQNFRGAAISRSLADCWRLKADSAQANFYWRQIMELYPESYEAGEAREQLLADIEGSPEALDDSLSRILPAPKTVTPVIKSPPVKMTQLNPKPAAGKKYYLQIGVYREKSVMTDWKKRLEKQDHQCRVDSSGSKNNCSYRLYAGPYDGKEEALKISQKLLISNRLKTMLVQK; encoded by the coding sequence ATGCAAAATACAAAATACAAAATTAAAAATCATTATAGACCGCATTTCCATTTAAAATCGGTCAAAGGTTTTCTATTCGCCCTGCTGTTGCTATTGTTTGGCACATCTTCTCTTTGGGCCATAACCGAAGAGGAAGAATATAATATTGCCTGGCAATACTGCCAGTCCGGGAAATATCCCCAGGCGGTGGAGGCCTACCAAAAATTCCTCAAGCATCATCCCCGGGGAAAGCTTTTGGCCGAGGCCCATTTTACCCTGGCCCGGATAGAGAACAGCGGGACCAATGCCTTTGCCCACTACCAGTTCATCATAGACAATTACCCCGCCCATGCCCTAGCCCCCCAGGCGGCCTTTGCCACGGCCCAGTATTGCCAGAATGCCGGAGCCTACCCTGAGGCCAAGGTCCGGTACCTTTTCACTTATTCCCGCTACGCCCAAACCCCGCCCGGCAGCGAAAGCCTGTACCGGCTGTCCCTGATGGCGCTGGCCGGGGACAGCCTGACCCAGGCCGCGTCCTATGCCCAGGCCTTCGTCCAGCAATATCCCCAGAATTTCCGGGGGGCCGCCATATCCCGCTCTTTAGCCGATTGCTGGAGGCTTAAAGCAGATTCGGCCCAGGCCAATTTTTACTGGAGGCAAATCATGGAGCTTTATCCCGAAAGCTACGAGGCCGGGGAGGCCCGGGAACAGCTTTTGGCCGATATCGAGGGCAGTCCCGAAGCTTTGGATGACAGCCTTTCTCGGATATTACCAGCGCCAAAGACCGTAACCCCGGTCATCAAATCTCCGCCGGTCAAAATGACCCAGCTCAATCCCAAACCGGCAGCGGGCAAGAAATATTATCTGCAGATAGGGGTTTACCGCGAAAAATCCGTGATGACCGATTGGAAAAAGAGGCTGGAGAAGCAGGACCATCAGTGCCGGGTGGACAGCAGTGGCTCCAAAAATAACTGCAGTTACCGGCTGTATGCCGGTCCCTATGACGGAAAAGAGGAGGCCCTGAAGATCTCCCAAAAGCTGCTGATTTCAAACCGGCTTAAAACCATGTTAGTGCAAAAATGA
- the mutS gene encoding DNA mismatch repair protein MutS has translation MEKITPMIAQYRQIKQEHPDAVLLFRVGDFYETFFDDAALISKVLGIVLTARNHGKGNNVPLAGIPHHALERYVTRLIKAGHKVAICDQVEDPKLAKGIVKRAVTEVITPGTVMRPSLLEERRENLLAAVKVQGTLCGLALCDLSAGNFRLTELPLADLADELGRNQPSEILVPKGQAVALKPLVSGFSLTLQDDYHFDGESSRRRLLEHFKTASLAGFGCQDLELATAAAGAALRYLEDNQKTSVGHIAKLTPYSLSAQMLLDSATIRNLALLPESSPGQASLLEAIDKTLTPMGARLLRRFLAAPLLSLPRIKVRQDAVESLYNSRQHREGLASQLKKVQDLERLLGRITCHRAGPRDLLGLAQSLEAARQIRPLLPAGEYWDDQSGRMYDLEDLCLLIRKAIVPEPPLNFMQGGFISPGYSPELDQLNALASGDKSWIAGLQKTERERTGINSLKVGFNSVFGYYIEVSKPNASLVSPNYIRKQTLANAERYITEELKAYEDKVLGAEEKIRQLELELFNGLKEQVCLRSARIKDTAEAVAAIDAVFSLALAAVENGYRRPLVDEETRLFIQGGRHPVVEKNFRLGQFVANDALLDGDQNRLIILTGPNMAGKSTYLRQIALIVILAQIGSFVPAQQAQIGVIDRVFTRIGASDDLAKGVSTFLAEMNETANILNNAGGKSLVLLDEIGRGTSTFDGLAIAWAVSEHLHDRTRCKTLFATHYHELTELSSWLPGIKNYSMSVKQWGDEIIFLRQVAAGPAGQSYGVQVAKLAGLPKTVIERAREILFNLESDAMSGDRTPRLARHQIAQNETAETIFNRQEQAVLKEIRSVDPEALTPLEALNKLARLKDMTKEDSNDR, from the coding sequence ATGGAAAAGATCACCCCCATGATCGCCCAGTATCGCCAGATCAAGCAGGAGCATCCGGATGCCGTGCTGCTTTTTAGGGTGGGCGATTTTTACGAGACTTTTTTTGATGATGCGGCGCTGATCTCCAAAGTTCTGGGGATCGTGCTAACCGCCCGCAATCACGGCAAAGGCAATAACGTTCCCCTGGCCGGGATACCCCATCACGCCCTGGAGCGCTATGTGACCAGGCTGATCAAGGCCGGGCACAAGGTGGCCATCTGCGACCAGGTGGAGGACCCCAAGCTGGCCAAGGGAATTGTAAAAAGGGCGGTGACCGAGGTCATCACCCCCGGAACGGTAATGCGGCCGTCGTTGCTGGAAGAGCGGCGGGAGAATCTGCTGGCGGCGGTCAAGGTCCAGGGTACGCTTTGCGGCCTGGCCTTGTGCGATCTCTCGGCCGGCAATTTCCGGTTGACCGAGTTGCCGCTGGCCGACCTGGCCGATGAGTTGGGGCGCAACCAGCCATCGGAGATTCTGGTTCCCAAGGGCCAGGCCGTTGCGCTGAAGCCTTTGGTATCCGGTTTTTCCCTGACATTGCAGGACGATTATCATTTTGACGGGGAATCATCCCGACGCAGATTACTAGAGCATTTTAAGACCGCTTCCCTAGCCGGGTTCGGCTGCCAGGACCTGGAGCTGGCCACGGCCGCAGCCGGGGCCGCCCTGCGCTATCTGGAGGACAACCAAAAGACGTCCGTCGGGCACATCGCTAAACTTACGCCCTACAGCCTTTCCGCCCAGATGCTGCTGGATAGCGCCACCATCCGCAATCTGGCCCTGCTGCCGGAAAGTTCGCCCGGGCAAGCCAGCCTGCTGGAAGCGATAGACAAAACCCTGACCCCGATGGGAGCCCGTCTGCTGCGGCGCTTTCTGGCGGCTCCGCTTTTGTCGCTGCCCCGGATCAAGGTGCGCCAGGACGCGGTGGAATCGCTTTACAACTCACGCCAACATAGGGAGGGCCTGGCGTCTCAGCTGAAGAAGGTGCAGGACCTGGAGCGGCTGCTGGGGCGGATAACCTGCCACCGGGCCGGGCCCCGGGACCTGCTGGGGCTGGCCCAATCATTGGAAGCCGCCCGGCAGATAAGACCATTGCTGCCCGCAGGGGAATACTGGGATGATCAAAGCGGCCGGATGTATGATCTGGAAGACCTTTGCCTGCTGATCAGGAAGGCCATAGTACCCGAGCCGCCGCTCAACTTTATGCAGGGAGGATTCATCAGCCCGGGGTACAGCCCGGAACTGGATCAGCTTAACGCCCTGGCCTCCGGCGATAAATCCTGGATCGCCGGACTGCAGAAAACCGAGCGGGAACGCACCGGGATAAATTCCCTGAAGGTCGGCTTCAACAGCGTCTTCGGATATTACATCGAGGTCAGCAAACCCAACGCCAGCCTGGTTTCCCCAAACTATATCCGCAAACAGACCCTGGCCAACGCCGAGCGCTACATCACCGAAGAACTCAAGGCCTACGAGGATAAAGTGCTGGGGGCCGAGGAAAAGATCCGGCAGCTGGAACTGGAATTGTTCAACGGATTGAAGGAACAGGTCTGCCTCCGCAGCGCCCGGATCAAGGATACCGCCGAGGCGGTGGCCGCCATTGATGCCGTCTTTTCGCTGGCCCTGGCCGCGGTGGAGAACGGTTACCGCCGGCCGCTGGTGGACGAAGAAACAAGGCTGTTCATACAGGGGGGGCGGCACCCGGTGGTGGAGAAGAACTTCAGGCTGGGCCAGTTCGTGGCCAACGACGCCCTGCTGGACGGGGACCAAAACCGGCTGATAATCTTGACCGGGCCCAACATGGCGGGGAAATCAACCTACTTAAGACAGATAGCGCTGATCGTGATCCTGGCCCAGATCGGCTCCTTCGTTCCGGCCCAACAGGCCCAAATCGGAGTGATCGACCGGGTCTTTACCCGGATCGGAGCCTCGGACGACCTGGCCAAGGGGGTCAGCACTTTTCTGGCCGAGATGAACGAAACCGCCAACATCCTGAATAATGCCGGCGGCAAAAGCCTGGTGTTATTGGATGAAATTGGCCGGGGCACCAGCACCTTCGACGGGCTGGCCATAGCCTGGGCGGTCAGCGAACACCTGCACGACCGGACCCGCTGCAAAACGCTTTTTGCCACCCATTATCACGAGCTGACCGAATTGTCATCCTGGCTGCCGGGGATCAAAAATTATTCCATGTCGGTCAAACAATGGGGGGACGAGATAATATTTTTGCGCCAGGTGGCGGCCGGCCCGGCCGGACAAAGCTATGGAGTCCAGGTGGCAAAATTGGCAGGCCTGCCCAAGACGGTGATAGAACGGGCCCGGGAGATCCTGTTCAACCTGGAATCCGACGCTATGTCCGGCGACCGGACCCCGCGGCTGGCCCGGCACCAGATAGCACAGAATGAAACAGCGGAAACGATATTCAACCGGCAGGAGCAGGCGGTCCTAAAGGAGATCAGATCGGTAGATCCCGAAGCGCTGACCCCCCTAGAGGCGTTAAACAAACTGGCCAGGCTGAAAGACATGACCAAAGAGGATAGCAATGATAGATGA